The genomic region CCGCAGGCTCACCGGCCGATTGGCATACGGCGCCGGCACGCTGTAGCGATTGCGCTCGAAGTGGACCAAGCAGGTGGGTGAGACGCGCTTGGTGTGCTCCACAAAGCCATCGAAGGACCGGGGCATCGGCATCAAGGTTGCCTTCTCTTGAGCCCAGACATCCGCGACGGTGCCCGGCAGCTTGCCGTGCTCGATCTCGTGCCACAGCGCCACGCAGCGCTCTTCAAGCCAGGCATTGAGATCGGGCAGGCTTGGGAATGGAGGCACTACTTGCCACAGGCGATGGCGGGCATCGCGCACGTTCTTCTCCACCTGGCCCTTCTCCCAGCCCGAGGCCGGGTTGCAGAACTCGGCCTCGAACAGGAAGTGGCTGACCATGGCCGCAAAGCGCGCATTGACGTCGCGCTCCTTGCCACGGCGCACCCGGTCTACAGCGGTGCGCATGTTGTCGTAGATGCCACGGCGGGGAACGCCACCCAGGACTACGAATGCATGGTTGTGGGCATCGAACAGCATCTCGTGCGTCTGCAGGGGGTAGGCGCGCAGGTAGAACGCTCGGCTGTGGCTGAGCTTGAAGTGGGCTACCTGCAGCTTGGTGCGCACTCCGGCGAGAACAGCCCAGTCCTCGCTCCAATCGAATTGGAACGCCTCGCCGGGGCCGAAGGCCAAAGGCACAAAGGTGTCGCAGCCGGTGGTCGGCTGGGCCACCAGGCGTTGTTCTTGCCAGAGGCGGACAAAGGCCGCGACCCGTTTGTAGGAGCCGGTATAGCCCAGCGCCTGCAGATCGGCGTATATCTGCTTGACGGTACGCCGCTGCTTGCGGGATCGGCCAGCTTCCGTCTTGAGCCAGCCCGAGAGCTTCAAGGCAAAGGGATCGAGCTTGGAAGGGCTGACCCGCTTGGCATAGTGCGGCTCGGCCTCGCCTGCGCGCAGGTACTTGCGAATGGTGTTGCGCGAGAGGCCCGTGCGGCGGGCGATCTCCCTGATGGACAGCTGCTCTCGCAGGGCCCAGCGCCTGATGACACTCAGTGTTGCCACGTCTATCACTCCTGGTCTCCTGCTGCTCAACAAAGCAGCAGGTTAGGGTTAGTACGTGGGTCAGATTTAGATGGAAATCCTGGGGACTAGTGGGTCACTTCTGCGTGGAAATCAACAGCATTACCCCTCCTTGGACTTGCCTACGCCGAACTCAACCACAGGTTCGTTGCTGGCGACATTGCTACCGGAACTTTGAACAGAACAGCTTGAGCGGTCGGCCCGCTGGGCCCACGTATGGTAGCTGCACCTCCGTATGCAATTTGCGCCGCACATGAGTCGTCAGCGGCAGTTCGTCCGTTCATGCAGTAGCCATTCCCGTGGCTTGACGGATACGGCCTTTCGGCGTTGTTGTATGGAGAGGTACGCATAGATCGAGGCGTACCACAACAGTCAAATTTTCACGACTATCCAGTGCTTCGAATGTCGGAAATGCCTAACATTCCCGTACGCATCATGGAGAGTTCAGCGCCTCCTGGAGGGGTGGGTGAGCCAGCCTTGCCTCCGCTACTCCCTGCCGTCGCCAATGCCGTTGCTCGTCTGACAGGCAAGCGGGTGACGCGACTCCCGCTATCTCTGGAATAGCCAATTGGCTGAGCTCTTGATGCAGAGACGTACGTGATCGTTTCCTCTGGGCGGGAAAATCCTAGACATTGCGCAAGGTGCAAACCCTCTTGCTAGGTGACCGCCTCTGATGTGGGCGCCCGCGGCAGCGCTAATCCAAAAGGATAGCTGATCTCAGGCAAAGCTCGATGCCTGCAACAGGCGGCGTCTACTGCTGACCTGCATGCTGCAGTCGAATGCCAACTGCAGTGTGCGTTTGTACAGCGAGATCGTGAGCAATCCTCAGCGCAGTTGTTCGTCAATCGCAAATTGAACTTTTGAACAAGAGAGAATGTGGAAAACTTGGATGTGATGGTGTTGCGCACGCTGCAGGTCTGGCGGGCTGCGGGTCGCCGTGCACTGCTGGCCACGGTGGTGCGCACTTGGGGTTCTTCGCCGCGACCGGTGGGGTCCATCATAGCGCTGTGCGAGGACGGTGCGGGAGTGGGCTCGGTGTCCGGCGGCTGCATCGAGGACGACCTGATTGACCGGCACACTCGCGCCTATGCGCGCGTGGCGGGTGCGTCGGCCCGTGATGCCGCGAGCCGGCGCATTCCCAGCGGGCCGCCCACCTTCGTCAAATACGGCATCACTGCAGACGAGGCCCACCGCTTTGGCCTGCCCTGCGGCGGCACGCTCGAGTTGCTGCTGGAGTACGACCCCGCCCCTAGCGCGCTGACGGATCTGATCCGCGCCCTGGAGGCCGGCCGCCTCATGCAGCGCACGGTGTGCCTGTCCGACGGCGCCGTGACGCTGCTCGCTGCGGCAGCGCCCGCCGAACTGGTGGTGGACGATGTGCAGCTCACCAACACCTTTGGGCCGGAATACCGCATGCTGCTGATTGGCGCGGGCCAGCTGACGGAGTACCTGGCCACCATGGCGCTCTTCAACGGCTTTGCCATCATTGTGTGCGACCCGCGCGAGGAATACCGCGGCAGAGTGCAAGCCCATCGACTACCTCAAGCCCGATGGCAAGCTGACGTTTGACCGCCTCTCCAGCGTGTTCATCAGCAACACCCACCACGAAGAGAACCAGCCCGCGCACCTGACGCTGAAAGACGCGAGCGTGCCGGTCAACATCAATCTGGCCAAGTACGCTGGCCCTGAGGCACGCTACTGCCCCGCAGGCGTGTACGAATTTGTGCCCGACACCGCTCAGGGTGGCAATGCCCAGCGCCTGCAGATCAACGCGCAAAACTGCGTGCACTGCAAGACCTGCGACATCAAGGACCCCACGCAAAACATCGTGTGGGTGACGCCCGAAGGGGGAAGTGGCCCGAACTACGCAGGCATGTAAGCTACGAAATCGATAGCATGCACACTGACTGTAGTAGCACAGGCCATCACGCAGCGGTGCGCGTAAGTTGAAATTTACCCATCGCGTGCGCGAGCCGGTTGGCCTGGTCCTTGAGGCTCTGGGCCGCTGCAGCTCCCTCTTCCACTAGCGCTGCGTTTTGCTGTGTCATGTGGTCCAGCTGGTCCACCGCGTGGCTCACCTGGCCGATCTGCGTGCTCTGCTCACTGCTGGCGGCGTTGATCTCGGACATAAGCATGGTCACGCGCTCCACACTCTGCACGATGTCGCCCATTGTGGCACCCGCAGTCACCACCAACCTAGCCCCATCGCTCACCTTGGTCACACTGTCGGAAATCAATGCCTTGATCTCGCGCGCTGCGTTGGCGCTGCGCCCGGCCAAGCTGCGCACCTCGCTGGCCACCACCGCAAAGCCGCGCCCCTGCTCACCAGCACGTGCTGACTCCACAGCCGCATTGAGCGCAAGGATATTGGTTTGGAACGCAATGCCGTCAATAATGCCCACAATGTCGGCTATTTTCTTGCTACTGGCATTGATCTCCTCCATGGTCTTGACCACTTGGTTGACCACTTCGCCCCCCCTGCCGGCCACCTCTGTGGCGTTGAGCGCCAGCGCGTTAGCCTGGCGCGTACTGTCGGCATTGGTTGCGACCATCTGCGCCAGCTGCGCAATACTGGCCGCCGTTTGCTGCAGGTTGCTGGCCGCATGTTCGGTACGCACGCTCAGGTCGGTGTTACCCGCAGCCACTTCGGAGCTGGCGACATGGATGGATTCACCCGAGTCCCGCACCTCAGTCACCACGTAGTGCAGCGACTCGACCATCTTGTCCAGCGCAGTAAGTAACTGGCCGATCTCGTCGGTGCGCTGGGTTTGCATACGCACCGTGAGGTCGCCCTGCGCCACCACGGCAGCCGCCTGGGAAGCTTGGCGCAACGGCAACACGATGGAGCGCCGCAGCAGCAAACCAAACAGCGCCGAAAGCGCCACCACGACCACAACGGCAATTGCGCTGATCCACTGCGCTCGCCAAGCGTCAGCAATCATACTGTCGCTCGCCTTCAACGATGCCCGCTCCGAAGCGCCCAGCAACTGGTCTATGGCCTTAAGGTACTGGACCAAGGCAGCCGAATGCTCCTGCAGCTCTTTTTGACTGATGATCTTGGACTCGAGGGCATTCTGTACCAATGCATCGCGCAGCACCGCATAACGCTGCCGTTGCACCTGGACCTCGGCCCACAGGGGTTTAGTGCTTTCAGCGGTCGAAGCTTGGGTCAAGGCAGCCTCGATGCGCTGGCGCAGGGCATCCTCAGCCGCCAACTGGGTACGCATTTCGGCTACCAGGGGGAACACATCGGACGAGAGCGTAGCG from Acidovorax sp. DW039 harbors:
- a CDS encoding methyl-accepting chemotaxis protein, whose amino-acid sequence is MDYLPTSSGATYRTALSGMPVDTPMAFEARRPMARAQARRSFSVGQKLAASFGVLGLAVALLGAITWMTGVGTGRQAAILTVEQLPIERSVRDWKTQSVHIGQIALRATLSSDVFPLVAEMRTQLAAEDALRQRIEAALTQASTAESTKPLWAEVQVQRQRYAVLRDALVQNALESKIISQKELQEHSAALVQYLKAIDQLLGASERASLKASDSMIADAWRAQWISAIAVVVVVALSALFGLLLRRSIVLPLRQASQAAAVVAQGDLTVRMQTQRTDEIGQLLTALDKMVESLHYVVTEVRDSGESIHVASSEVAAGNTDLSVRTEHAASNLQQTAASIAQLAQMVATNADSTRQANALALNATEVAGRGGEVVNQVVKTMEEINASSKKIADIVGIIDGIAFQTNILALNAAVESARAGEQGRGFAVVASEVRSLAGRSANAAREIKALISDSVTKVSDGARLVVTAGATMGDIVQSVERVTMLMSEINAASSEQSTQIGQVSHAVDQLDHMTQQNAALVEEGAAAAQSLKDQANRLAHAMGKFQLTRTAA